From Marinobacterium sp. LSUCC0821, a single genomic window includes:
- the uvrB gene encoding excinuclease ABC subunit UvrB translates to MKVPFEVRSKFEPAGDQPKAIEGLVDGLESGLAAQTLLGVTGSGKTFTIANVIAQVQRPTIILAHNKTLAAQLYGEFKEFFPNNSVEYFVSYYDYYQPEAYVPSSDTFIEKDASINDHIEQMRLSATKALLERDDAIIVATVSAIYGLGDPKAYLAMMLHLDRGDRIDQRALLRRLAELQYTRNDIELHRGTYRVRGDVIDIFPAESERESLRVELFDDEIEQLAWFDPLTGEVLRKVPRATVYPKTHYVTPRETLLDAVEHIKDELRDRLKQLRDHDQLVAAQRLEQRTLYDIEMILELGYCSGIENYSRYLSGRGAGMPPPTLFEYLPDNALLVIDESHVTVPQLGAMYRGDRSRKETLVEYGFRLPSALDNRPLKFEEWEELAPQMIFVSATPSKYEAANAQAIVEQVVRPTGLIDPTVEVRPASSQVDDLLAEVRLVADKNERCVVTVLTKRMAEDLTEYLAEHGVKVRYLHSDIDTVERVEIIRDLRIGEFDVLVGINLLREGIDMPEVSLVAILDADKEGFLRSDTSMIQTIGRAARNVNGRAILYADKITGSMQRAMDETARRREKQVAFNEEHGIVPRGIQKSVADILEGATIPGKKAGSKASRKVAEVEAVYTPGDKPLSPKDLAKALSRIEDQMYEAAKNLEFEKAAQLRDQLQQLKHASLETGWSGDAALTD, encoded by the coding sequence ATGAAAGTGCCGTTTGAAGTGCGCTCAAAATTTGAGCCTGCTGGTGACCAGCCGAAAGCGATTGAGGGGTTGGTGGATGGCCTTGAATCCGGCTTGGCGGCACAGACGCTGTTGGGTGTTACGGGGTCGGGTAAAACCTTTACTATTGCCAACGTTATTGCTCAGGTTCAGCGACCTACGATTATCCTTGCGCACAACAAAACCTTGGCTGCGCAGCTCTATGGTGAATTTAAAGAGTTCTTTCCAAATAACTCTGTAGAGTATTTCGTCTCCTACTACGACTACTACCAGCCAGAGGCCTACGTCCCATCGTCAGATACCTTCATTGAGAAGGATGCCTCGATCAATGATCATATCGAGCAGATGCGTCTATCTGCGACGAAAGCGCTGCTTGAGCGTGATGATGCGATTATCGTAGCCACTGTCTCTGCGATTTATGGCTTGGGTGACCCTAAGGCCTACCTAGCGATGATGCTTCACCTGGATAGAGGTGATCGGATCGATCAGCGTGCACTTCTGCGTCGTCTAGCTGAGCTGCAATACACCCGCAACGATATTGAGCTGCATCGAGGTACCTATCGAGTGCGCGGTGATGTGATCGATATTTTTCCTGCTGAATCTGAGCGTGAATCGCTACGTGTTGAACTGTTTGATGATGAGATTGAACAGCTGGCGTGGTTTGATCCACTCACGGGTGAGGTTTTGCGTAAAGTACCGCGCGCTACCGTCTATCCAAAAACGCACTATGTTACCCCGCGTGAAACGCTGCTTGATGCGGTTGAGCATATCAAAGATGAATTGCGCGATAGGCTAAAGCAGCTGCGTGATCACGATCAGCTAGTTGCTGCTCAGCGTCTTGAGCAGCGCACACTCTATGATATTGAGATGATTCTTGAGTTGGGTTACTGCTCGGGGATTGAGAACTACTCTCGCTATCTATCTGGCCGCGGCGCCGGTATGCCACCACCAACGCTATTTGAATACTTGCCTGATAACGCTCTGCTTGTGATTGATGAGTCGCACGTGACCGTTCCCCAATTGGGTGCGATGTATCGTGGAGACCGTTCCCGTAAAGAGACGCTCGTTGAGTATGGTTTCCGCTTGCCATCTGCTTTGGATAACCGCCCACTGAAGTTTGAAGAGTGGGAGGAGTTGGCGCCGCAAATGATCTTTGTTTCAGCTACACCAAGCAAGTATGAAGCAGCGAATGCGCAGGCTATCGTAGAGCAGGTTGTTCGCCCCACTGGCTTGATTGATCCAACTGTAGAGGTGCGTCCGGCATCGTCTCAGGTTGATGATCTGCTTGCTGAAGTGCGTCTAGTTGCGGATAAAAATGAGCGCTGTGTTGTCACTGTTTTAACTAAACGCATGGCGGAAGATCTGACCGAATATCTTGCTGAGCATGGCGTCAAGGTGCGGTACCTGCACTCCGATATTGACACTGTTGAGCGCGTAGAGATTATTCGGGATCTACGTATAGGTGAGTTTGATGTGTTGGTAGGTATCAACCTTCTTCGAGAAGGTATTGATATGCCAGAGGTGTCGCTTGTGGCTATTCTTGATGCAGATAAGGAGGGCTTCTTGCGCTCTGATACCTCGATGATTCAGACCATCGGACGTGCTGCGCGAAATGTTAACGGTCGTGCTATTCTCTATGCAGATAAAATTACCGGATCCATGCAGCGTGCGATGGATGAAACCGCGCGCCGTCGTGAAAAACAGGTTGCCTTTAACGAAGAGCATGGAATAGTACCGCGTGGCATTCAAAAATCCGTGGCCGATATTCTAGAGGGAGCGACTATTCCGGGTAAGAAGGCAGGCTCTAAAGCGTCACGTAAAGTTGCTGAAGTGGAAGCTGTTTACACGCCTGGTGATAAACCCCTCTCACCCAAGGATCTGGCGAAAGCTTTATCTCGAATTGAAGATCAGATGTACGAAGCTGCCAAAAATCTTGAATTTGAGAAGGCGGCTCAACTGCGAGATCAATTGCAGCAATTGAAACACGCTTCTTTAGAAACTGGTTGGAGCGGTGATGCAGCTCTAACGGATTGA
- a CDS encoding chemotaxis protein CheB has product MDEKQLPSELTEGLIVVALGASAGGLEAVTSLLRNSSPNGHLAFVLAQHMAPQHRSMLVELLSKNCDYKVVGAEEGATIQPDTVYVNTPNSDITVVEGKIHITVPSDDVGAKPSIDKLFKSVADNYGSRAIAVVLSGTGSDGTVGCRAVRDAGGITIAQTADTAKYDGMPNSVIRARLADLTFSPEEIANYLSESHERPVKLAISGESDDESVVSVDSLIDKILTHTGVDFRQYKRATIERQLQRRIAALRMPSIQDYFKYIDKDPDELDIIQRSFLISVTEFFRDDEAFAALGKALDNIIVQQQQSKVIRIWVPACATGEEVYSIAIMLAERLGPSLRGYEVKIFATDINDLSLEVARQGVYGDSVVEQLSSEMLATYFDFDGIKYKAKKWIRDMCMFARHDIAKDPSFLRMNLISCRNIMIYLNNTLQDQLINNFHYALNSGGYLFLGKSESTGNAGEKLFEPVDKSNKLYRRKSGVVSWGRFSTVLNKELVARDNASVQVKSASPSHRMSEKVFASLVESYAPPSIQLNEQFQPVQYFGDISPPS; this is encoded by the coding sequence GTGGATGAGAAACAACTCCCTTCAGAACTGACAGAAGGTTTAATCGTTGTTGCCTTAGGTGCTTCAGCTGGTGGATTGGAGGCGGTCACCTCACTGCTTCGTAATAGTTCTCCTAATGGTCATTTGGCGTTCGTTTTAGCACAGCATATGGCTCCACAGCATCGCAGTATGTTGGTTGAGTTGCTCTCTAAAAATTGTGATTACAAGGTGGTGGGTGCTGAAGAGGGGGCTACAATTCAACCAGACACCGTCTACGTTAATACGCCTAACTCAGATATTACGGTTGTTGAAGGTAAGATTCATATTACCGTCCCATCTGATGATGTTGGTGCGAAACCATCCATTGATAAGCTCTTTAAATCGGTCGCCGATAACTACGGTAGCCGTGCAATTGCTGTAGTCCTCTCAGGAACCGGTTCAGATGGTACGGTAGGTTGTCGAGCTGTGCGTGATGCCGGTGGTATCACGATTGCTCAGACGGCGGATACTGCTAAATACGATGGCATGCCAAACTCAGTTATACGAGCTCGTTTAGCGGATTTAACCTTCTCTCCTGAGGAGATTGCTAACTACCTTTCTGAAAGTCACGAGCGTCCTGTAAAATTAGCAATCAGTGGTGAAAGCGATGATGAATCCGTCGTCTCTGTTGACTCGCTGATCGATAAGATATTGACCCATACTGGGGTCGATTTCCGCCAATATAAGCGTGCAACTATCGAACGGCAATTACAGCGAAGGATTGCCGCTCTGCGTATGCCATCGATTCAAGACTACTTTAAGTATATTGATAAAGATCCCGATGAGCTGGATATCATTCAGCGAAGTTTCTTGATCTCTGTAACGGAATTTTTCCGGGATGATGAGGCCTTTGCTGCTTTGGGTAAGGCGCTCGATAATATCATCGTTCAACAACAGCAAAGTAAAGTGATCCGTATCTGGGTTCCTGCCTGTGCGACAGGTGAAGAGGTTTACTCAATCGCCATTATGTTGGCAGAGCGATTGGGGCCGAGCCTTAGGGGTTATGAAGTTAAAATATTCGCTACCGACATTAATGATTTAAGTCTTGAAGTCGCGCGTCAGGGTGTCTACGGCGATTCGGTGGTTGAGCAGCTATCCTCTGAAATGTTAGCGACCTATTTTGATTTTGATGGCATTAAGTACAAGGCGAAAAAGTGGATTCGTGACATGTGTATGTTTGCCCGTCACGATATAGCTAAGGACCCTTCATTCTTAAGGATGAATTTAATTAGCTGTCGCAACATTATGATTTATTTAAACAATACACTTCAGGATCAGCTTATTAATAACTTCCATTATGCTTTGAATAGTGGTGGTTATCTCTTCCTTGGTAAGTCCGAGTCAACTGGTAATGCGGGTGAAAAACTCTTTGAACCGGTCGACAAATCAAACAAACTTTATCGACGTAAATCAGGTGTGGTCTCTTGGGGACGTTTTAGCACAGTGCTGAACAAAGAGCTTGTGGCGCGTGACAATGCCTCTGTACAGGTTAAATCTGCAAGTCCTTCACATCGGATGAGTGAGAAGGTATTTGCTTCACTGGTTGAAAGTTATGCGCCCCCGAGCATTCAATTGAATGAGCAATTCCAGCCTGTTCAATATTTTGGTGATATATCCCCCCCTTCTTAA
- a CDS encoding PAS domain-containing protein: MINRVARGDQDEINHLVRFRFAESETISSVTLTVRRLIDAITDSHSYVMSFERIAESPVAAIGNASAVPVDASAVEELEDELQRTRDHLQAVVEELETSNEELQALNEELQASIEELQASNEELETTNEELQATNEELTTVNDELQAKSILLTDTNETLVNIQRSLDMGLVVVDTDHRVTRFTPQAVRLFGILPDDVGHKLTKLPRHIEIPDFENLIDRVVETGTPVRQQIDRAGEKYLMNISPYRRDQGIISGAVLTFTETTRLSETIDRAAMFGEMLDTMGRSINEGVMIFSPGFAEMHFVSERLEKLVMRQADVLKRDSDTYLDLIDAKDRDAVVKSYKNADLDSWDLTYKLNRRDGTAITVRDVAKRHSLDSVDREVMSSTITVVE, encoded by the coding sequence TTGATTAACCGTGTAGCGCGCGGAGACCAGGATGAGATTAATCACCTTGTACGATTCCGGTTTGCCGAAAGTGAAACTATCTCTTCGGTCACTCTTACGGTTCGTCGTCTGATTGATGCTATTACCGATAGCCACTCCTATGTGATGAGCTTCGAGCGTATCGCAGAGTCACCTGTTGCAGCTATAGGTAATGCGTCAGCGGTGCCCGTGGATGCTTCAGCAGTAGAAGAGCTTGAAGATGAACTTCAACGTACTCGTGATCACCTTCAAGCAGTCGTTGAGGAGTTAGAGACTTCAAACGAAGAGTTGCAAGCGTTGAATGAAGAGTTGCAAGCTTCTATTGAAGAGTTGCAGGCGTCTAACGAAGAGCTAGAGACGACCAACGAGGAGTTACAAGCTACCAACGAAGAGTTGACCACAGTCAACGACGAGTTGCAGGCAAAATCAATTCTGCTTACTGATACCAACGAGACACTGGTCAACATTCAGCGCTCTCTAGATATGGGGCTTGTTGTAGTCGATACCGATCACCGTGTCACGCGCTTTACACCTCAGGCTGTTCGTCTGTTTGGTATCTTGCCAGATGATGTCGGACACAAGCTGACCAAGCTACCGCGTCATATTGAAATTCCTGATTTCGAGAATTTGATCGATAGGGTGGTTGAAACAGGTACCCCGGTCCGACAGCAGATAGATAGGGCGGGTGAAAAGTATCTGATGAACATCAGCCCTTACCGTCGTGATCAGGGTATCATCTCAGGTGCGGTGTTAACATTTACTGAAACGACCCGCTTGAGTGAGACGATAGACCGAGCTGCAATGTTTGGCGAAATGCTTGATACGATGGGTCGCAGTATCAATGAGGGTGTCATGATCTTCTCGCCTGGTTTTGCAGAGATGCATTTCGTGAGTGAGCGTCTCGAGAAGTTGGTAATGCGTCAGGCTGATGTGTTGAAACGAGATTCCGATACCTATCTCGATCTTATCGATGCCAAAGATCGTGATGCGGTAGTTAAGAGCTACAAGAATGCTGATCTGGATAGTTGGGATTTGACATACAAGCTCAATCGTCGAGATGGTACCGCAATTACGGTTCGAGATGTCGCCAAGCGTCACAGTCTAGATAGTGTCGATCGTGAAGTGATGAGCTCAACTATCACTGTTGTTGAATAA
- a CDS encoding DsrE family protein, which yields MKKIALAALLMAGVANAETHKLAIHVDQNDPAVMNLALNNAENVKSYYEGKGDDVKVEVVAYGPGLNMYLENSPVKARLETLGMDNSFQFSACGNTYKKMSKKAGKDLVLLPESKMVPSGVVRLMELQGEGYAYIRP from the coding sequence ATGAAAAAAATAGCTCTAGCTGCATTGTTGATGGCTGGTGTTGCCAACGCTGAGACTCATAAATTGGCAATTCATGTTGACCAGAACGATCCAGCGGTGATGAACCTTGCACTTAATAATGCCGAGAACGTTAAGTCTTACTACGAAGGTAAGGGTGATGACGTTAAGGTTGAGGTGGTTGCTTACGGCCCAGGCCTCAACATGTACCTTGAAAACTCTCCAGTCAAAGCGCGCCTAGAAACTCTTGGTATGGATAACAGCTTTCAGTTCTCTGCTTGTGGAAATACCTACAAGAAGATGAGTAAAAAAGCGGGTAAAGACCTCGTGCTACTTCCTGAATCTAAAATGGTTCCCTCTGGCGTTGTCCGTTTGATGGAGCTGCAAGGCGAAGGTTACGCGTACATTCGCCCATAG
- a CDS encoding sensor histidine kinase yields MQLLIVDDSPVFRKQLEFTTIKSGFSPILFESGIPLWDYLSQGISEELLILLDWEMPDLDGPTLCRKIRDRFPDHPIHIILVTGRDETQSLVEGLAAGADDYVTKPVNSDELEARFSVGIRNLALRRRIHELNEQRLIAERLVTVAQLASGAAHEINNPLAFIKSNLDLISQFAPQLIELLNQLEDPSSSLDSIKHYAKSKQLNYLAEDLEAMAVESLTGVSRVQSIVEGLLRFNAEQGLHNTLVNFSKLVTDVTADAHLSDIEPNLLIEGDAGQLTQLVLAIFENAQQAITQGGQVSVSLKRHQRELQLKIKDSGVGIPTTIKHRVFDPFFTTRAIGQGVGLGLSLALGIAKRHSGTITFHSSEGIGTTFLFACPVVNDAP; encoded by the coding sequence ATGCAGCTTCTAATTGTCGATGATAGTCCGGTTTTTCGTAAGCAGTTGGAGTTTACAACAATAAAATCGGGCTTCTCTCCAATCCTATTCGAATCAGGTATTCCTCTCTGGGATTACCTCTCCCAAGGTATCTCTGAAGAGCTTTTAATTCTGCTCGATTGGGAAATGCCGGACCTAGATGGGCCGACACTTTGTCGCAAAATCCGCGATAGATTTCCGGATCATCCGATTCATATCATTTTGGTGACAGGTCGAGATGAGACGCAAAGCCTTGTTGAGGGGCTAGCAGCAGGTGCTGATGACTATGTTACTAAGCCAGTAAACTCTGATGAGTTAGAGGCAAGATTCTCTGTAGGTATCCGAAATCTTGCATTAAGACGTCGAATTCATGAGCTCAACGAACAGCGCTTAATTGCCGAGCGGCTAGTGACTGTTGCACAGCTCGCCAGTGGCGCGGCTCATGAGATCAATAATCCACTCGCCTTTATCAAATCAAATTTAGATCTTATCTCTCAGTTTGCGCCGCAACTGATTGAGCTTCTGAATCAGTTAGAGGATCCAAGCAGTTCGCTAGATTCAATAAAACACTACGCAAAATCCAAGCAACTTAATTACCTCGCTGAAGATCTTGAAGCGATGGCTGTTGAATCGCTTACTGGCGTTTCAAGGGTGCAATCTATCGTTGAGGGGTTGCTACGTTTTAATGCTGAGCAGGGCTTACATAACACGCTGGTCAACTTCTCTAAGCTTGTCACCGACGTCACCGCGGATGCTCATCTCTCTGATATTGAACCGAATCTCTTGATTGAGGGTGATGCAGGTCAGCTTACGCAGTTGGTTCTGGCTATTTTTGAGAATGCGCAGCAAGCGATTACGCAGGGTGGCCAGGTTAGTGTCTCGCTCAAACGTCATCAGAGAGAGTTACAGTTGAAAATCAAAGATAGTGGGGTGGGTATTCCCACGACTATCAAACATCGCGTATTCGATCCATTCTTTACTACCAGAGCAATTGGGCAGGGCGTCGGCTTAGGATTAAGTCTTGCTCTAGGAATTGCAAAACGCCACTCTGGCACTATTACGTTTCATAGCTCCGAGGGGATAGGAACCACCTTTCTCTTCGCCTGTCCGGTAGTGAATGATGCTCCCTAA
- a CDS encoding spermidine synthase, whose product MMLPKEIFRGYDEHGAIIVRDDGNRRFLSFGETDEQSCVLKASPEVPQYTFIRAMLYPLMHFTPKRVLTLGLGAGSLTNALHAQLPELKQTVVELSPLVVDVAHRFFYLPRSKRIEIITADAFEFLQRPVERRYDMVVSDLYNAEGLNEIQMESVFIDACQSRLTQQGWLVLNCWSDHREAEILDHLKARFESIYTCTTEDGNWVLFATNSRQEVSQSQLKSSLKSMSDQSGFAFNSVAKRVRRLG is encoded by the coding sequence ATGATGCTCCCTAAAGAGATATTCCGTGGTTACGATGAGCATGGTGCCATCATTGTTCGTGATGATGGCAATCGTCGCTTTCTGAGTTTTGGTGAGACTGATGAGCAGAGTTGTGTGCTGAAAGCCTCGCCTGAGGTGCCACAATACACCTTCATAAGGGCGATGCTTTACCCTCTGATGCACTTTACTCCTAAGCGGGTTTTGACTCTGGGGTTAGGGGCAGGTTCGTTGACCAATGCTCTGCATGCGCAGTTGCCAGAGTTGAAGCAGACGGTTGTTGAGCTAAGTCCTCTGGTTGTTGATGTAGCACATCGCTTTTTCTACCTGCCTCGCAGTAAGCGAATTGAGATCATTACTGCAGATGCATTTGAGTTTCTGCAGCGTCCAGTTGAGCGTCGCTACGATATGGTGGTGAGTGACCTCTATAATGCGGAGGGGCTTAATGAGATTCAGATGGAGTCGGTGTTTATCGATGCTTGCCAGTCACGCTTAACTCAACAGGGATGGCTGGTCCTAAACTGTTGGAGCGACCATCGCGAAGCGGAGATTCTTGATCATCTTAAAGCGCGTTTTGAGTCCATCTATACCTGCACCACTGAAGATGGAAACTGGGTGCTGTTTGCGACCAATAGTCGCCAAGAGGTGAGTCAGTCGCAGCTTAAATCGAGCCTCAAGTCGATGAGTGATCAGTCCGGATTCGCCTTCAATAGTGTCGCTAAGCGAGTGCGTCGATTAGGGTAA
- the recC gene encoding exodeoxyribonuclease V subunit gamma: protein MLKDLLVEWMVEHPLSLFQSETLLVQSNGIGQWLKFALAEDRAKGGAGIAANIDLSLPSMFIWRAYRAVLGEEAVPKTSPYDKSRLTWRLFRLLAELPKESVFTPLEEFLEGDHAGQKRWQLAERLSDLYDQYQIYRGDWLESWGQGEDRVCDSQGLPLNLAESDCWQAALWRLIGDDLGEQKMLARSDMHRQFLAACKRGAVDKSKLPARLIVFGVSALPQQILEALHALSDHIQILLCIHNPCRFYWADIIDGRELFNSERRRHANKGGIPENLTPELSHQFAPPLLAAWGKQGRDFIRLLDRFDESHQFKSQFGLNRIDLFDNSYGEETLLNQIQRSIRDLEPLTDSKIALDPSDESLRFTQAYSAQREVEILQNELLDQLAKDSTLSPRDILVMVPDVDSYRAEIESAFGWMDKSDPRFIPFSISDQSVKAHNALLNGIEQVLSINESRVGVTHLLQLIELPAVQLRFGFDVSEVATLAQWIRDAGVRWGLDSAHRSLQGMPEGLEQNSWLFGLKRMLLGYAVGESDSWGDIAPLSSVQGVSANAVGGLSKLVRILSSWSERAAKPLQVDAWLTAIEGLLTALFDPQSVEDELLLDQIQRSLAELVQQAKEAAVVEAVPLKVVSELLLANIDPPNLNRRFMAGGITFATLMPMRAIPFRRIYLLGMQDGAYPRTQVRNDFDLMARPDLFRPGDRSRRDDDRYLFLEAMLSARDHLGISWVGRSAVDNSERPASVLVAQLRDYIDAQWQHPEGDLLKQLTTTHPLQPFSRRYFESDSTLFSYAKEWRASYDLLPPDKVVESPYQQESQLSLDALSDFFKAPARDYFKTRIGATLLRPRDIPDEFEPFEHNALDKHRHLDHLLEKAADIEPEFLEQEIDRFIEQLSLSGQFSWGGFAERQKRLLKSNVIATLRHRDWVLAEQAWQRLDSEQLALTLSNSSLSAEVTNLYQAQENYLALFLTPSAVITKGGPRADRMLTLWPKHLFISAVKGSVSSRLAGPDGVIELSPVSQSAAIKHLSEMMQWRLANLNGPLALAARTAIKLLESDLAGAKTEYEGEREGNELERISELEALWPTFADLLVNGFESHAQALYAPMLESVNLWREGQR from the coding sequence ATGTTAAAAGATCTGCTGGTTGAGTGGATGGTTGAGCACCCACTCTCGCTGTTTCAATCTGAAACCCTGCTTGTTCAAAGTAATGGCATAGGTCAGTGGCTTAAGTTTGCGCTGGCTGAAGATCGTGCCAAAGGTGGGGCAGGTATCGCTGCCAATATCGATCTATCGCTCCCCTCCATGTTTATCTGGCGTGCCTACCGTGCAGTACTCGGTGAAGAGGCAGTCCCTAAAACCTCACCCTACGATAAGTCTCGCTTAACCTGGCGTCTATTTAGGCTGCTTGCTGAGCTTCCTAAAGAGTCAGTTTTTACCCCGCTAGAGGAGTTTCTAGAGGGTGATCATGCTGGCCAAAAGCGTTGGCAGTTGGCTGAACGTCTATCAGATCTCTACGACCAATATCAGATCTACCGTGGCGACTGGTTAGAGTCTTGGGGGCAGGGTGAAGATCGAGTGTGTGATAGTCAGGGGCTACCCCTGAACCTCGCTGAGTCTGATTGTTGGCAAGCTGCCCTCTGGCGCTTGATTGGCGATGATCTGGGTGAGCAGAAAATGTTGGCTCGTTCAGATATGCACAGACAATTTCTGGCGGCATGTAAGCGCGGTGCTGTTGATAAATCCAAGCTGCCAGCTCGTCTGATTGTTTTCGGTGTATCCGCGCTGCCACAGCAGATCCTCGAAGCGCTGCATGCACTCTCTGATCATATTCAAATCCTTTTGTGCATTCATAACCCCTGTCGCTTCTATTGGGCAGACATTATTGATGGACGTGAACTCTTTAATAGTGAACGTCGCAGGCATGCCAACAAGGGCGGCATACCTGAAAATCTGACACCAGAGTTGTCGCATCAATTTGCACCCCCTCTACTTGCTGCTTGGGGTAAACAGGGGCGAGATTTTATTCGTCTGTTAGATCGCTTTGATGAGAGTCATCAATTTAAGAGCCAGTTTGGTCTCAATCGTATCGATCTGTTCGACAATTCTTATGGCGAAGAGACCCTGCTCAATCAGATTCAGCGTTCTATTAGAGATTTAGAGCCCCTTACCGATAGCAAAATAGCTTTAGATCCCTCTGATGAGTCGCTTAGGTTTACCCAGGCATACAGCGCCCAGCGTGAAGTTGAGATATTGCAGAACGAGTTGTTAGATCAGCTTGCTAAAGATTCGACACTATCCCCTCGAGATATTCTAGTCATGGTCCCTGATGTGGATAGCTATCGTGCTGAAATCGAGAGTGCCTTTGGCTGGATGGATAAAAGTGATCCACGCTTTATTCCCTTTAGCATTAGCGATCAGAGTGTCAAAGCGCATAACGCCTTGCTGAACGGTATTGAACAGGTTTTATCTATCAATGAGTCACGAGTAGGTGTAACACATCTTCTGCAACTTATTGAATTACCCGCTGTGCAGCTTCGTTTTGGTTTCGATGTCTCTGAAGTAGCGACGCTCGCTCAGTGGATTCGCGATGCAGGTGTGCGTTGGGGGTTAGATTCCGCTCACCGATCTCTTCAAGGGATGCCGGAAGGGCTTGAGCAGAATAGTTGGCTATTTGGCCTGAAGCGGATGTTGCTAGGCTATGCCGTGGGTGAGAGTGATTCTTGGGGTGATATTGCGCCATTAAGTTCTGTGCAGGGCGTGTCGGCCAATGCAGTGGGTGGTCTATCTAAGTTAGTTCGCATCCTATCGAGTTGGTCGGAGCGGGCTGCAAAACCGCTTCAAGTTGACGCTTGGTTAACTGCAATTGAAGGACTTTTAACTGCTCTGTTTGACCCGCAATCGGTTGAAGATGAGCTGTTACTTGATCAGATTCAACGTTCACTTGCCGAGCTCGTGCAACAGGCTAAAGAGGCCGCAGTGGTTGAGGCTGTGCCGCTGAAAGTGGTTAGTGAATTACTGCTCGCGAATATCGATCCGCCCAATCTCAATCGACGTTTTATGGCAGGGGGTATCACCTTTGCAACTCTTATGCCGATGCGTGCAATCCCGTTTCGTCGCATCTATCTACTCGGTATGCAAGATGGTGCATACCCAAGAACGCAGGTCAGAAATGATTTTGACCTGATGGCACGTCCTGACCTCTTTAGGCCGGGTGATCGTTCGCGTCGCGATGATGATCGTTATCTATTCTTGGAGGCGATGCTCTCTGCGCGAGATCATTTAGGCATCAGTTGGGTAGGGCGAAGTGCCGTTGATAATAGTGAAAGGCCAGCTTCTGTGCTTGTTGCCCAGTTGCGAGATTACATCGATGCCCAGTGGCAACATCCAGAGGGTGATCTACTTAAACAATTAACAACTACACATCCGCTGCAGCCTTTTAGCCGTCGCTATTTCGAGTCAGATTCAACGCTCTTTAGTTATGCCAAAGAGTGGCGAGCAAGCTACGATTTGCTGCCACCTGACAAGGTGGTTGAGAGCCCATATCAGCAGGAGTCTCAGCTATCGTTGGATGCGCTCTCCGACTTCTTTAAAGCCCCTGCGCGTGACTACTTCAAAACTCGCATCGGCGCGACCTTGCTTCGTCCACGTGATATTCCGGACGAGTTTGAACCCTTCGAGCACAACGCCCTTGATAAGCATAGACATCTCGATCATCTACTAGAAAAAGCGGCGGATATTGAACCCGAATTTTTAGAGCAAGAGATTGATCGATTCATTGAGCAGCTCTCATTGAGTGGGCAGTTTTCTTGGGGTGGTTTTGCCGAGCGTCAGAAACGCTTGTTAAAGAGCAATGTGATAGCGACACTCCGTCATCGTGATTGGGTGCTAGCCGAGCAAGCTTGGCAGCGACTGGATTCCGAACAGCTGGCCCTCACTCTTTCAAATAGCTCGCTCTCTGCAGAGGTAACTAACCTCTATCAGGCGCAAGAGAACTATCTGGCCCTCTTTTTAACGCCCTCTGCAGTTATTACCAAGGGTGGACCAAGAGCTGATCGAATGTTAACCCTATGGCCAAAGCACCTCTTCATCTCGGCTGTGAAAGGTTCGGTTTCCTCTCGTCTTGCGGGACCAGATGGTGTCATTGAGTTGAGCCCCGTATCGCAAAGTGCAGCTATTAAGCACTTGAGTGAGATGATGCAATGGCGTCTGGCTAATCTTAATGGTCCGCTCGCCTTGGCAGCTCGCACTGCCATCAAGTTGCTTGAGTCTGATCTTGCTGGCGCTAAAACAGAGTATGAGGGTGAGCGAGAAGGTAATGAGTTGGAGCGTATTAGTGAGCTAGAGGCGCTCTGGCCAACCTTTGCTGATCTACTTGTTAATGGTTTTGAAAGCCATGCACAGGCGCTTTATGCTCCTATGCTTGAATCAGTTAATCTCTGGCGGGAGGGACAGCGATGA